GTCGGTCTCCGCTGGCAGAAGGTATTCTCGCATCCAAGTTACCCCGCGACGAATTCAAAGTCGACTCCGCCGGAACCGGAAGCTACCACGTAGGAAGCCAACCCGACAAACGCTCGATCAATATCGCCCAACAACGCGGACTCGACATCTCGGCCCAACGCGCGCGACAATTCACCGTGGATGATTTCCACCGCTACGACCACATTTTCGTAATGGACCAAAGCAACCTCCGCGATGTGCTGCGCCTGGCCCCGAACGACGAAATGAAACAGAAAGTACGGCTCATTCTCGATGCTATCTTTCCGGGCGAGAACGTGGATGTGCCCGATCCGTATTTCGGACTCGACAACGGCTTCGCGACCGTTTACGATATGCTCGACGAAGCATGTGACGTGATCGCGCAACGACTCCAATCCGGGTCCTGATGAAACCGACCGGACACCTTTACCTCATCCCTACCCTCCTCGGCGACACCCCGCCCGACGATGTGCTGCCCCACACCGTGCGCCGTTCCGTCGAAACCATCGACACCTACATCGTTGAAAACGAGAAGACCGCCCGAAAGTTCATCAAGTCACTGGTACCCGATAAACCACAGCCTTCGCTTCGGTTGTCGACCCTGAACAAACATACCGCCGCCACCGAACACCGCGAAATGCTCGCGCCATGCAGAGAGGGTATCCACGTCGGACTCATGAGCGAAGCGGGCTGCCCCGGGGTAGCTGATCCCGGCGCCGACATCGTCCGGATTGCCCACGAAACGGGTATTAAAGTAGTGCCGCTCGTAGGCCCCTCCTCCCTTCTCATGGCCATCATGGCCTCCGGAATGAACGGTCAGCGGTTCGCCTTCAACGGCTACCTGCCCATCGACAAAGCCGAAAAGAAAGCCGCCCTGCGCCAACTCGAACGCTTGTCGGCCGAAAGAGACCAATCGCAACTCTTCATCGAAACGCCGTACCGCAACAATAAAATGCTCGAAGATATACTCGAAGCCATCCAGCCCTCGACCTACCTTTGCATCGCAGCCGACATCACCCTTCCTACCGAGTACATCCGCACACTCCGCGCCTCCGAATGGCGCCGCGAAAAAGTCGACCTCAACAAACGACCGGCGATCTTCATCCTCCATAAAATGTAAAAACCCGCCCGAAAAGGCAGGTTTTATAGTGTTTGGGCGCGTCCCAACGCGGGACGTACGTCGTTTCGTCAAATGATAAACAGCGTTGGGTCGGGCTTTCCGCTACAAGTCCTCGCGTTACCGATTGCCATCGGCACCGCTGTGGGCTTTCCGCTGCAATCCCTCGCGCGGATCCCCGCAGGGAAACTTATCGGATCACCGGATTTTCCTGGGGCACGATGTGCGAGGTATCGTAACCACCATATCGTTTCAGATAACTCCTTAGTGACGTTCCAAATCCGTCAACAATCCGGCGCTTGCCGTTTGAGCGCAGGTATTTCTTAACTGCTCCCGCACCTACAAGGTGCGCCGCCGCCAACATGCCCGATTCCGTAATGCGAACACCTCCGACAATCTTGCCTTCATAGGCCATGATCTCGTCGCGAAGCAGCCATTTGTTCTTGGCACACAAAGCCGAAAAAGCTTTCTCCTGCAACACCGGATCTTTCAGGAACGAACTCCGGTCGGTAATCCCAATCGACTGCAAAGCGCTCGTACCGAACTGGTATTTGCCCATGAAGCCGTAGCGGTTCACCAGCTTATACTGACCCTGCGATTCCTTATAGGCCAGACTCTCCTTATACCCCACGAACGTACGTCCGGTGGCCAGAAGTGTCGAATTGGAAAGTGGATAATCAGATTGGTCTTCCGACGGGAAATTGCCGCCTAAGCGGTCGCCATCGGTAAAGTAAAACCAGGAAAGGTCGCCCCTGTCGAGAGGCTTAAATCCAGACGCGATGAACGCGACAATGAGGGTAAGGCTTGCGTAATAAATCCATTTCTTCAGCATACTTTGGTTTTCTCCAGGTCTGTCACCCCATGGAATTACTGCGGGGGCAAAGATACAACTATTTCTGAAAACCTGTATACCAGCGAGTTAAGGGAATCCTAAAAATACACCCAATGCCAGTAAGCCCCTTGCGAGCCCTTTATTTCCAAGGCCGGAGCCGGAACCTTAAGCGTGTTGAACAACGAAAAAAGCGTCTTAAGTGTATGCGAACGGGTCGGTATCCGGGTCAAATCGACATCGAGACTTAGGTAAAATTGCCGCATTCGCTGCTTATCCGGAAAAAAGACGGTATTCACCAATCGGTCTTCTCCCGTAATCATCCCCGTCGCGCCATATCCTACCGCCACATTCAGCCAGGCAGGCAGCGCCTCGATCTTCGTAAACGACTTCAGGTTCAAGGATAACCAATAGGTTTGCCCGTTGTAGTCTTTTAGCACCTGCTCTGGCAACGTACTACCCAAGGCATCGGGTCGCGCCCCAGCATAGACTGTTGTATGGAACGAAAACTTCGGGACGATGCGTTGCTCCTTCCACATCAATTCCTGCGACACATAAAGGGCCGTGCCAGCAGCATTCGCCACCACGTCACCCCATGAAGCACCCCATTTGGCCGAGTAGCCATCCATTACCTCAACGGCGGAAAGAAATACAAAACCCAGGGTCGCGCCATAGAGCAACTGGCTTTTCCGGCTCGCCCCACTCCATTGCAACACATCCGAACCGATACGCCCCAAATGGTAGGCTGAGAACACGTGTCCGGCCTTATCCATCTGCAGCCACTCTGCATTATCGTCTATAAAGTGAAAATCCGATCGCGGGTAGTCGGCATACCACACCTGGTTCAGGGCCGCCAAGGTCGCAGCGGCACCCACGGCCTCGGTAATGACAACCGTATTCCGTCGGCCGCTATCGAGACTATCGGCGGGTGTAAGAAACCGCTCGACGGTTCCCTGTCCGAAAAATGGCAACGCCCATAAAGCAATGAGCCATCGACCCCATTTTCCCATTACCGCTTGATGCCCTGGCTATTGATCCAGGCTACGTATTTCCGGCGGTTGACCTCGTGTTGGGCGGGTGTCACCGCAAATTCATGGTACCCAAAACGCTCGACGGAGGCACAGAAATAGAGGTAGTTGTGCTTCTCCGGATGCAATACCGCTTCGATAGCCGAAATGTCGGGCATGGCGATAGGCCCTGGCGGCAACCCGCCGTACATATACATATTATAGGGTGAATCAACGGCCAGATCTTTGTTTAACACCCGTTTGATCACCTGGGCAAAATCCCCTGATTTGCGTTTTACAGCATAGATGACCGTAGGATCCGCCTCGAGTTTCATCCCGATTTTCAGTCGGTTCAGGTAAACACCCGCTACACGAGGCCTTTCGTCCGACTTCACCGTTTCCTTATGTACGATGGCAGCCAAAGCCGATACCTGCAATGGCGTCAGATTCTGCGCCTCGGCAGCCGCCTTGCGGTCGGGCGTCCAGAATTTCTGATACTCCGACAACATGCGGTCGCGGAAGGTGACGGCATCGGTGTTCCAGAAAATCTCATACGAATTGGGCACGAACATACTCAACACATTATCAGGCGTAAACCCGTTCGTATCCAAAAAGGCCGGATCGGTAAACGCCGTCATTAGCGAGGTGCTGTCTGCTTCAATCTGGCCCGCGATGCGTCCGGCAAGGTCTTCGAGCCGCTCCTGGTTGTTGAATGCCAGATGCAGCGGTTTGTTTTGACGGAGCGCCACGACGATTTCGTTGTTGTTCATCCCTTTCGTCAGCAGGAAACGACCGGGTTTGACGTTCCGGTCATATTTCTTAAGCTCGGCTACCGAACGGAATTTATCGAGGTTGTCTACATAAGGTGTCAGCAATTTCACGACGCTTTCAAAATTGCTGCCAGTCGGGATTTCGACGTATAGCTCTTTTTCGTCGAACTTCGTATTGGACGTAAAAATCCGGACATAAAATATACCGGCCACAACGAGCAGCGCCAACAAGAGCACGCCGCCACCGATCAGTAGTTTCTTTTTCATTGGGTATGAATCAATTGGTAAAGTGCCTCATCGCGGTACCGTCCGTTGCGGAGGTTCCACTCGCGCTTCAGGCCGCAGGAGGCGAAGCCAAAAGTAGTAAAAAGCCGAATGCTCGCTTCGTTTTCCGGATCGATATTTGCGTAAAGCTGGTGCAGATGCAGGGTACGGAATGCATAATCGACCAATAACCCAAGCGCTTCCGTCCCGATTCCTTTTCCGCGTCCAGTCGCATCGCTAATCAAAATCCCGACGCCGGCCCGACGGTGCTGCGGATCGAAATCGAACAAATCGATAAGACCGAGCGGTCGTTGTGTCGCTACCTCTTCTATTAAAAGCCGTAGTTGTTTCGCTTCATAAATATCCTGGTGGGCGTTCTCGAGGTACTGCCGGATCAGGAAACGGCTGTAAGGTGTTTGGGTATGGCTGGCTTCCCAGATAGCCGTGTCGTTTTCGACCCGGTAGATGTAGTCAAGGTCTTCAGGCTCCAACGCCCGCAAATGGCAATGCGATCCGGTTAGCATCAGATGTCAATTTGGCCCGAGAATACGAACTTCGCCGGACCGATCAGAAATACATCCTTAAACCCCTTCCCTTCCGGGCGGAATGAAACTTCCAATTGCCCGCCTTCCACCTCAAGCCCCACGCGGTGTGCCGTCGTCTGGCCCGTAGCGTACATGGCAAGTGCCACAGCTGTCGCCCCGGTGCCACATGACAGGGTTTCGTCTTCCACACCCCGCTCGTAGGTGCGGACGGCAAAACGTCCGTCGCCCAAAGCGGCTACAAAGTTGACGTTGCTGCCTTTGGCGCCGTACAGGTCCGAATAGCGGATCGCGGCCCCTTTCGATTTCACATCCAGGTGACGGAGATCGTCGACCATTTCGACATGATGGGGCGAGCCCGTGTCAAGAAATACGTAGTCTTTATTCACTGAAACATCCGCCACATCCTTCATCTGCAGTGACACGATACCGTCGCTGGATCGCCGGGCGTGATGCGGGCCATCCGTCGCGATGAAATAGGCCGTGTCGGTGATGAGTCCGAGTTGTGCGGCGAACGCCACCAGGCAACGTCCTCCGTTTCCGCACATACTGCTTTCGTTTCCATCGGAGTTGTAATATACCATACGGAAATCCGCAGCACCCATTCCTTCCAGCAGGATCAAGCCATCCGCCCCAATTCCGAAACGCCGGTCACACAGTCGGGCGACCGTTGCGACGTCGTCTTTTGGGAAAAAACCCGACCGGTTGTCGATCATGACAAAGTCGTTGCCGGTGCCCTGGTATTTATGGAATTCAATCAGCATAGGAAGGTGGAATCTACCGACAAATTTAATGAAAAGTTAATCCTTGTTAACCACGCGTTAAGTAGCGTTGCGAGAAATCCAAAACTTTATAATTTTAGCTGCGTTTTTAACCCATAACTTATGAAAAGAGTATCTGATTTGTTTTTGGTCGCTCTTTTGAGCGGCGGCGTCACGCTCGGCGCTTATAAACTGCTTTTTGAAAACGGGAACGACCGGAAATCGATCGTGACCACAGCTACTGAAAGCCCGTATCGAGCGGTAGGCCTTTCATCGGAAGCCGTTGATTTTACGGATGCGGCTGACAAGGCGGTTCATACCGTCGTACACGTGAAGAACGTGTCGTATCGCACGGTCACCAACCCGATTATGGAATTCTTCTACGGCTATGGCGGTAACCAGACACAGGAGCAGGTCGGCACCGGCTCGGGTGTTATCATCTCGGAGGACGGCTACATCGTGACGAACAACCACGTCGTGAAGGACGCATCCGACTTGGAGATCACGCTGAATAACAAGAAAGTATACAAAGCGAAACTCATCGGCACCGATTCCAAAATGGATATCGCCCTGTTGAAAATCGACGCCGATGAAAAACTGCCGTATGCGGTGTTTGCCGATTCGGATAACGTGAAAGTGGGCGAATGGGTGCTGGCGGTCGGAAACCCGTACAACCTGAATTCGACCGTGACGGCGGGGATCATCTCGGCAAAAGCCCGTAATCTCGACACCAATGGCATCCAGTCGTTCATCCAGACGGATGCAGCGGTCAACCCGGGCAACAGCGGTGGTGCACTGGTAAATACACACGGCGAACTGATTGGCATTAACACCATGATTTCGTCGATGACGGGTTCATATATCGGTTATTCGTTTGCCGTGCCCTCCAACATCGCCCGTAAGATTATCGAAGACCTGATGGAGTACGGCAATGTCCAACGCGGCGTATTGGGCGTAAACGGTGCTGAAGTCAATGGCCCGTTCTCGAAAGAATACAAACTGAATGTCAGCGAGGGCTTCTACATCGGAAGTGTCGAGAAAAATTCGGGTGCTGAAAAAGCAGGATTGAAAGAAGGGGATGTCATCACGAAAATCGACAACCGCGCCATTACGTCGTTTGCTGACCTTTCGGGTTACATTAACACCAAACGTCCGGATGATAAAGTACAGGTGACCTTCGTCCGCGGAAGCGACACCAAGACCGTGACCGTTGCCCTGACGAAAAACGAGTTCATCAGCAAGCAGTATAAAGGCATCGAATTCGAGAACATCACCGCCACCGATAAAAAGCGTTTCAACATCGGCTATGGCGTGAAGATCACGGATGTTACCAACGCCCGACTGGCCCCGTATGCGCAGGACCTTAAGGGTGGTGTCATCCTACGGATCAACAATACGAAGATCATGGACGTCGAAACCGCTACGAAAATGCTATCAGGCGTCGACGACAATGAAAGCGTGCAAATTGAAATGTTAACGGCAAACGGACAGGTGGTACGTTTTATTCTCTAAATACCTCCTCTCTCCAAAAACAAACCGGCTCGAAAGGGCCGGTTTTTATTTGCAGAAATCGCAACGATAAAAGAATTTTATTGATAAATAAATTTTACGAAAACGTTTGAAATCGATAATTTTGCCGCAAATTGACAACACGGCAACATTATGAGCAACACTTCCGTTTACGAAAGGGAACTTTCCTTACAGGCTGACCGGCGCAGGGCTGGCGTCGAACTCATCAAACTCATCAGCGACGCCTGGTATGACAAGGCCATCGAGATGGTGCTTTTCCGCAACCAGCTAATCGATCGCAGCGTGGGCGACATCATCAACCTGCACGAATATGCCGGTGAATTCGTCGGAAAGCCACTTTCTGTTTTTGACACGGTAGAAATCGCCAAGGCCATTTACGCACTTGACCTGGCTCCTTCCCGACTCGATATCGGTAAATTGACGTATGAGTTCCGTATGGACGAAGACCGCTACAGCAATCCGATGGCGTTCATCATCGACCGCCTTCGTGATTCGAAACAAGGCGGTGACATACAGCCAAAAGACGTGGTGTTGTATGGCTTTGGCCGTATCGGACGGTTGTTGGCGCGCGAACTCATGTCGAAAATGGGGAAAGGGACGCAGTTGCGCCTTCGTGCTATCGTGACACGCGACAAAAACGACGCCGTCACGCTTGAAAAACGTGCCTCCTTACTTCGCAACGACTCGATCCACGGGGATTTTGACGGTTCGGTTGTCGCTGACGCTAAAAACAACGCCCTGATCATAAACGGCACGACCGTTCACATCATTACCGCCGACGCGCCGGAGGAAATCGACTATACGAAATACGGCATCCAGGACGCCTTACTGATTGATAACACCGGTGCCTTTACGACAAAAGAAGCGCTCGAACGCCATATGGCCTCACCTGGCATTTCGAAGGTGCTGTTGACGGCTCCCGGAAAAGGCGTTCCGAATATCGTATACGGCGTGAACCACAACGATTACAAGCCAGACGAAACGGACATTTATTCGGCCGCGTCATGCACGACCAACGCCATTACACCCATCCTGAAAGCGGTTGAGGACACGCTTGGGGTGAAGAAAGGCCACCTTGAAACCATCCATGCCTATACCAACGACCAAAACCTGGTCGATAACATGCACAAGAAATACCGTCGCGGACGTGCTGCGGCGCTGAATATGGTCATCACCGAAACGGGGGCCGGTAGCGCGGTGGCGAAAGCGCTTCCTTCCCTAACCGGAAAACTCACCTCAAATGCGATTCGCGTGCCGGTGCCGAACGGCTCCCTGGTCGTACTCAATCTGGAAGTCGGTAAGAAAACCAGTGTAGAAGAAGTGAATTCCATCATCAAGCGCTATGCACTGGAAGGCGAACTGGTCGAGCAAATCAAATACTCGCTTAGCAATGAGCTCGTGTCGTCGGATATCGTGGGCACCTCGGCGCCGTCGATCTTTGACAGCAACGCGACAATCGTATCGGCCGACGGTAAAAACATCGTGCTGTATGTGTGGTACGACAACGAATACGGCTATAGCCACCAGGTAATGCGTTTGGCGAAGTATATCGCGAAGGTGCGTCGATACACGTATTATTAATGGAGAATTGATAATTGACAATTGATAATCCGTTCTTTAGGGGACGGATTTTTTGTTATAGCGGGAAACCTAAAAGTGTAGAGTAAACGTAAAAAGAAAGGGCCGCCCCAACTGGGACAGCCCTTTTTTATTTCAGTATGAGGATTTATGCCTCTCCTGCCTGTGCAATCAGGTTCAGTGCCGAACCGGCTACAAACCAGCCGATTTGGCCCTCATTGTACGTATGGTTCGCGAGGATGATGTCTTTCGAACCATCCTGGTGCACGAACTCAAGTGTCAACGGTTTGCCCGGTGCGAATTCGGTCAGGTCGAGGAAGTTGATGGTGTCATCTTCCTGGATCTTATCGTAATCCGCTTCGTTGGCGAACGTCAGTGCCAGCATACCCTGTTTCTTCAGGTTGGTTTCGTGGATACGGGCGAACGACTTCACCAATACCGCCTTAACCCCAAGGAAACGCGGTTCCATGGCCGCATGCTCACGTGACGATCCTTCTCCATAGTTGTGGTCGCCCACTACAATCGACGGGATACCCTGTGCTTTGTAGGCACGCTGCACCGCCGGTACCGCTTCATATTGACCTGTCAGTTGGTTCTTCACGCTATTCGCCTTTTGGTTGAATGCATTGACGGCACCAATCAGCATGTTGTTCGAGATATTGTCGAGGTGACCGCGGAAACGCAACCACGGCCCTGCCATTGAGATGTGATCGGTAGTACATTTACCAAACGCCTTGATAAGCAGTTTGGCCCCACTGATGTTCTTGCCGTCCCACGCATCGAAGGGCGCCAGCAGTTGAAGACGTTCAGACGTTGGACTAACCGCTACCTGTACCTTCGATCCGTCTTCCGCCGGAGCCTGATAACCTGGATCGTCTACAGCGAAACCACGTGGCGGCAATTCAGCGCCGGTCGGTTCGTCGAGGCGCACTTCTTCGCCATCTTCGTTGATAAGCGTGTCGGTAAGCGGGTTAAAGGAAAGGTCGCCGGCGATGGCCAGGGCTGTCACCAACTCAGGTGAACCTACGAACGCCAGGGTGTTGGGGTTACCGTCGGCACGCTTCGAAAAGTTCCGGTTGAACGAGTGCACAATCGTGTTGCGCTGCTCCTTCTCGGCTCCTTCACGATCCCACATACCGATACACGGTCCGCAGGCATTGGCAAATACCGTTGCGTTGATTTTGTCGAAGATATCGATGAAACCATCGCGTTCGATTGTATAACGCACTTGCTCAGAACCCGGTGTAATGGTGAACTGCGCTTTTGTTTTCAGTTTTTTATCGGCTACCTGCTGCGCCAATGACGCGGCGCGGGCGATGTCTTCGTAGGACGAGTTCGTACACGACCCGATCAGACCCACTTCAATGCGAAGCGGCCAGTCGTTTTTGATCGCTTCCTCTTTCATTTTGGAAATCGGCGTTGCCAAATCCGGTGTGAAAGGGCCGTTCAGGTGCGGCTCTAGTTCCGACAGGTTGATTTCGATTACCTGGTCGAAGTATTGTTCAGGGTTGGCATATACTTCCGGATCGGCTGTGAGGTAAGGCGCGATGGCGTTGGCCGCATCTGCCACATCCGCACGTCCGGTCGAACGCAGGTAGCGGTCCATCGATTCGTCGTACCCGAACGTTGACGTCGTGGCACCGATTTCAGCGCCCATGTTACAAATCGTTCCTTTTCCGGTACATGACATCGCCGTGGCCCCTTCCCCGAAATATTCTACAACGGCACCTGTCCCCCCTTTTACGGTCAGGATACCGGCTACTTTCAGGATGACGTCTTTAGGAGCGGTCCAGCCTGAGAGTTTACCCGTCAGTTTTACCCCGATCAGTTTCGGAAATTTCAGTTCCCACGCCATACCCGACATCACGTCGACAGCGTCAGCACCGCCAACACCGATTGCGATCATCCCGAGTCCGCCGGCGTTTACCGTATGCGAATCCGTACCAATCATCATCCCGCCCGGAAACGCGTAGTTCTCGAGCACGACCTGGTGGATGATACCAGCACCCGGCTTCCAGAAACCGATACCGTATTTATTGGAGATAGAGGAAAGGAAGTCAAATACTTCGTTGCTTTGTTGTTTTGCCACCGCCAAATCGGTCTTGGCATCGACTTTCGCCTGGATCAGGTGGTCGCAGTGTACGGTTGTAGGTACGGCCACTTTCGGTTTTCCGGCGTGCATAAACTGCAACAACGCCATCTGGGCCGTTGCATCCTGGCAGGCCACACGGTCAGGTGCGAAATCAACGTAGTCTTTGCCGCGTGTGAAGGCGGAAGACGGCATTCCGTCCCACAGGTGGTTATACAGGATTTTCTCAGTAAGGGTGAGCGGACGCCCCACGATTTCACGCGCTTTGTTCACGCGATCCGGCATGTTGGCATACACTTTTCGGATCATTTCAATATCAAATGCCATATAACAGAGTAATTGTTTGTTTGGTAGCGCAAATTTACGGATAATCCACCAACGTTGCACTATTTACAATAAATTACCCCTTCCAGACGATAATTAATGTGAAATCCTTAATTTTGATAGGTATTTTTAAATAAACTCCGCCATTATCTGAAATTATTGCCTAATTGTTAATTTCAGGCTCTTTTTTTGTCGATTTCGGAAAGCGCTATCGATAGAGAGGATGTAGAATTGTTCTAAATTAGCCTTTTAGATGAAAAAGCGATTGATTCGGATTATACTGGCGGTAGCCCTTTTGGGGATGCTCGGAGCGGGTATCTGGTATGCCCAACTCACCAATCGCCACAAGGCTATTGTCAAAACGTGGCTGCTGCAGCACACCGGTATTGCAGATGCTTCCTGGAAGACATCAAATGCCAGCGGCCACTACCGGATGGTGTCGCCCACGTTTCTGGTAGACGGCATCTACAAGTCGATGGAAGGACCGAAAGCGTCCAATTACGTGCAATTGACGCCCGACAGTTCCCTGATCTGGATCACGCGATTCGATGTGAAAGCATTCGATGCCGATTCGGGCGAACGCTTGTCGAATGACTTCATCTGCCACACGAATATTGACTTCAATGATGCGGCGTATTTCTCGTCATTCGGACTCAACGACCGGGTCGGACAGCAGTACCCGCGTATGACGTCATTGTCGCACGGGCTCGAGGACTTTGCATTACCCAAAGGGTTTGGTATTCCGATGAAAGGAAATGAATTGCTGTATGTGACCACGGAAACCCTCAACCACAACGATCCCGACATCCGGAAATGGGTACGGCATGAAATCGACATCGATTACACCCGCGAACGATTGAAGCCTTTGATGAGCCGGACAGTTTTCATCCAGCTACCTTATGACAAAGCCGATCCG
This genomic interval from Flavobacterium sp. HJ-32-4 contains the following:
- a CDS encoding low molecular weight protein-tyrosine-phosphatase, yielding MPTRILMVCLGNICRSPLAEGILASKLPRDEFKVDSAGTGSYHVGSQPDKRSINIAQQRGLDISAQRARQFTVDDFHRYDHIFVMDQSNLRDVLRLAPNDEMKQKVRLILDAIFPGENVDVPDPYFGLDNGFATVYDMLDEACDVIAQRLQSGS
- a CDS encoding SAM-dependent methyltransferase, with amino-acid sequence MKPTGHLYLIPTLLGDTPPDDVLPHTVRRSVETIDTYIVENEKTARKFIKSLVPDKPQPSLRLSTLNKHTAATEHREMLAPCREGIHVGLMSEAGCPGVADPGADIVRIAHETGIKVVPLVGPSSLLMAIMASGMNGQRFAFNGYLPIDKAEKKAALRQLERLSAERDQSQLFIETPYRNNKMLEDILEAIQPSTYLCIAADITLPTEYIRTLRASEWRREKVDLNKRPAIFILHKM
- a CDS encoding peptidoglycan-binding protein LysM, with protein sequence MLKKWIYYASLTLIVAFIASGFKPLDRGDLSWFYFTDGDRLGGNFPSEDQSDYPLSNSTLLATGRTFVGYKESLAYKESQGQYKLVNRYGFMGKYQFGTSALQSIGITDRSSFLKDPVLQEKAFSALCAKNKWLLRDEIMAYEGKIVGGVRITESGMLAAAHLVGAGAVKKYLRSNGKRRIVDGFGTSLRSYLKRYGGYDTSHIVPQENPVIR
- a CDS encoding DUF2279 domain-containing protein → MGKWGRWLIALWALPFFGQGTVERFLTPADSLDSGRRNTVVITEAVGAAATLAALNQVWYADYPRSDFHFIDDNAEWLQMDKAGHVFSAYHLGRIGSDVLQWSGASRKSQLLYGATLGFVFLSAVEVMDGYSAKWGASWGDVVANAAGTALYVSQELMWKEQRIVPKFSFHTTVYAGARPDALGSTLPEQVLKDYNGQTYWLSLNLKSFTKIEALPAWLNVAVGYGATGMITGEDRLVNTVFFPDKQRMRQFYLSLDVDLTRIPTRSHTLKTLFSLFNTLKVPAPALEIKGSQGAYWHWVYF
- the mltG gene encoding endolytic transglycosylase MltG; protein product: MKKKLLIGGGVLLLALLVVAGIFYVRIFTSNTKFDEKELYVEIPTGSNFESVVKLLTPYVDNLDKFRSVAELKKYDRNVKPGRFLLTKGMNNNEIVVALRQNKPLHLAFNNQERLEDLAGRIAGQIEADSTSLMTAFTDPAFLDTNGFTPDNVLSMFVPNSYEIFWNTDAVTFRDRMLSEYQKFWTPDRKAAAEAQNLTPLQVSALAAIVHKETVKSDERPRVAGVYLNRLKIGMKLEADPTVIYAVKRKSGDFAQVIKRVLNKDLAVDSPYNMYMYGGLPPGPIAMPDISAIEAVLHPEKHNYLYFCASVERFGYHEFAVTPAQHEVNRRKYVAWINSQGIKR
- a CDS encoding GNAT family N-acetyltransferase, producing the protein MLTGSHCHLRALEPEDLDYIYRVENDTAIWEASHTQTPYSRFLIRQYLENAHQDIYEAKQLRLLIEEVATQRPLGLIDLFDFDPQHRRAGVGILISDATGRGKGIGTEALGLLVDYAFRTLHLHQLYANIDPENEASIRLFTTFGFASCGLKREWNLRNGRYRDEALYQLIHTQ
- the dapF gene encoding diaminopimelate epimerase, whose product is MLIEFHKYQGTGNDFVMIDNRSGFFPKDDVATVARLCDRRFGIGADGLILLEGMGAADFRMVYYNSDGNESSMCGNGGRCLVAFAAQLGLITDTAYFIATDGPHHARRSSDGIVSLQMKDVADVSVNKDYVFLDTGSPHHVEMVDDLRHLDVKSKGAAIRYSDLYGAKGSNVNFVAALGDGRFAVRTYERGVEDETLSCGTGATAVALAMYATGQTTAHRVGLEVEGGQLEVSFRPEGKGFKDVFLIGPAKFVFSGQIDI
- a CDS encoding trypsin-like peptidase domain-containing protein, which produces MKRVSDLFLVALLSGGVTLGAYKLLFENGNDRKSIVTTATESPYRAVGLSSEAVDFTDAADKAVHTVVHVKNVSYRTVTNPIMEFFYGYGGNQTQEQVGTGSGVIISEDGYIVTNNHVVKDASDLEITLNNKKVYKAKLIGTDSKMDIALLKIDADEKLPYAVFADSDNVKVGEWVLAVGNPYNLNSTVTAGIISAKARNLDTNGIQSFIQTDAAVNPGNSGGALVNTHGELIGINTMISSMTGSYIGYSFAVPSNIARKIIEDLMEYGNVQRGVLGVNGAEVNGPFSKEYKLNVSEGFYIGSVEKNSGAEKAGLKEGDVITKIDNRAITSFADLSGYINTKRPDDKVQVTFVRGSDTKTVTVALTKNEFISKQYKGIEFENITATDKKRFNIGYGVKITDVTNARLAPYAQDLKGGVILRINNTKIMDVETATKMLSGVDDNESVQIEMLTANGQVVRFIL
- a CDS encoding glyceraldehyde-3-phosphate dehydrogenase, with the translated sequence MSNTSVYERELSLQADRRRAGVELIKLISDAWYDKAIEMVLFRNQLIDRSVGDIINLHEYAGEFVGKPLSVFDTVEIAKAIYALDLAPSRLDIGKLTYEFRMDEDRYSNPMAFIIDRLRDSKQGGDIQPKDVVLYGFGRIGRLLARELMSKMGKGTQLRLRAIVTRDKNDAVTLEKRASLLRNDSIHGDFDGSVVADAKNNALIINGTTVHIITADAPEEIDYTKYGIQDALLIDNTGAFTTKEALERHMASPGISKVLLTAPGKGVPNIVYGVNHNDYKPDETDIYSAASCTTNAITPILKAVEDTLGVKKGHLETIHAYTNDQNLVDNMHKKYRRGRAAALNMVITETGAGSAVAKALPSLTGKLTSNAIRVPVPNGSLVVLNLEVGKKTSVEEVNSIIKRYALEGELVEQIKYSLSNELVSSDIVGTSAPSIFDSNATIVSADGKNIVLYVWYDNEYGYSHQVMRLAKYIAKVRRYTYY
- a CDS encoding aconitate hydratase → MAFDIEMIRKVYANMPDRVNKAREIVGRPLTLTEKILYNHLWDGMPSSAFTRGKDYVDFAPDRVACQDATAQMALLQFMHAGKPKVAVPTTVHCDHLIQAKVDAKTDLAVAKQQSNEVFDFLSSISNKYGIGFWKPGAGIIHQVVLENYAFPGGMMIGTDSHTVNAGGLGMIAIGVGGADAVDVMSGMAWELKFPKLIGVKLTGKLSGWTAPKDVILKVAGILTVKGGTGAVVEYFGEGATAMSCTGKGTICNMGAEIGATTSTFGYDESMDRYLRSTGRADVADAANAIAPYLTADPEVYANPEQYFDQVIEINLSELEPHLNGPFTPDLATPISKMKEEAIKNDWPLRIEVGLIGSCTNSSYEDIARAASLAQQVADKKLKTKAQFTITPGSEQVRYTIERDGFIDIFDKINATVFANACGPCIGMWDREGAEKEQRNTIVHSFNRNFSKRADGNPNTLAFVGSPELVTALAIAGDLSFNPLTDTLINEDGEEVRLDEPTGAELPPRGFAVDDPGYQAPAEDGSKVQVAVSPTSERLQLLAPFDAWDGKNISGAKLLIKAFGKCTTDHISMAGPWLRFRGHLDNISNNMLIGAVNAFNQKANSVKNQLTGQYEAVPAVQRAYKAQGIPSIVVGDHNYGEGSSREHAAMEPRFLGVKAVLVKSFARIHETNLKKQGMLALTFANEADYDKIQEDDTINFLDLTEFAPGKPLTLEFVHQDGSKDIILANHTYNEGQIGWFVAGSALNLIAQAGEA